One window from the genome of Streptomyces sp. NBC_00708 encodes:
- a CDS encoding TetR/AcrR family transcriptional regulator, giving the protein MSVGENEETAGRPADRGRLDKRRAIVEAALRVFAQVGYAQASLDVIAAEAGVSKPTIYNHLGSKEKLFRYVMTETAARSNAKTLDVLTAFPADPGRLRPGLEDLATKLVDCYCDEQSEAVRRLLYAEAVRFPDLFDAVRASGPNQFTEALAGRLARLANAGHLRVEDPVRAANQFIALVYDELPGMSALGTRPLDPEDVAKVVTAGVDTFLRAFGTDSKAPGAAAPGAPGGISG; this is encoded by the coding sequence ATGAGCGTTGGCGAGAACGAAGAGACGGCCGGGCGCCCCGCGGACCGGGGGCGCCTCGACAAGCGACGGGCGATCGTGGAGGCGGCCCTGCGGGTCTTCGCGCAGGTCGGCTACGCCCAGGCGAGTCTGGACGTGATCGCCGCCGAGGCCGGGGTCTCCAAGCCGACGATCTACAACCACCTGGGCTCGAAGGAGAAGCTCTTCCGGTACGTCATGACGGAGACGGCCGCCCGGTCCAACGCCAAGACCCTCGACGTCCTCACCGCCTTCCCCGCCGACCCGGGCCGGCTCCGCCCCGGCCTGGAGGACCTGGCCACCAAGCTCGTCGACTGCTACTGCGACGAGCAGTCCGAGGCCGTGCGCCGGCTGCTGTACGCGGAGGCCGTGCGCTTCCCGGACCTCTTCGACGCGGTACGGGCCAGCGGGCCCAACCAGTTCACCGAGGCGCTCGCGGGCCGCCTCGCCCGGCTGGCCAACGCCGGACACCTGCGGGTCGAGGACCCGGTCAGGGCGGCCAATCAGTTCATCGCGCTGGTCTACGACGAGCTGCCGGGGATGAGCGCGCTGGGCACCCGGCCGCTCGACCCGGAGGACGTCGCCAAGGTCGTCACGGCGGGCGTCGACACCTTCCTGCGCGCCTTCGGCACCGACAGCAAGGCCCCCGGCGCCGCGGCACCGGGGGCCCCCGGCGGGATCAGCGGCTGA
- a CDS encoding DHA2 family efflux MFS transporter permease subunit — protein MSETKPAESGPARLDAALLTLVGVMVLGGMMSYLDATIVNVGISTLGGEFHATLATIEWVTTGYLLAVALAIPLAGWAVVRYGAKRMWLLGLSVFLIGSTLCAFAWNAESLIAFRIVQGFGGGMVDPIMMTVVAGAAGPARIGRVMGLVSVPITLGPVVGPIIGGLLLDNFSWEWMFLVNIPFALAAIVLAVRVLPADPPPSGDPVPFDALGVALLSPGFAAIVFALSQAGGDGFGSTKVIIGLAVGVALFAAYTVHALRTSVTPLLDLRLFGSKGFSASVTTMFLLGGGLFSLLFLLPLYYQQVHGHSVLESGLLLAPLGLGTLIGMPIAGNLADKVGARRLVPTGALLIGLGALVFTGSGSGTSQVALTAAQFAAGFGMGLVGAPTMGSVYKTVPGESVAGATGAVFILNQIGASLGIAVVALILQGGGSHAAPTADSFSNAFWWPVAAAVVVFAAGLLLPGKPKPEPAAAEAPEETPAEAEPVTDHA, from the coding sequence GTGTCTGAAACAAAGCCGGCGGAGAGCGGGCCTGCCCGGCTCGATGCCGCTCTGCTCACGCTCGTCGGCGTCATGGTGCTCGGCGGGATGATGTCGTACCTGGACGCGACGATCGTCAACGTCGGGATCAGCACGCTGGGCGGGGAGTTCCACGCGACGCTGGCCACCATCGAGTGGGTCACCACCGGCTATCTGCTCGCGGTCGCCCTGGCGATCCCGCTGGCCGGCTGGGCCGTGGTCCGCTACGGCGCCAAGCGCATGTGGCTGCTCGGTCTGTCGGTGTTCCTCATCGGCTCGACGCTCTGCGCCTTCGCCTGGAACGCCGAGAGCCTGATCGCCTTCCGCATCGTCCAGGGCTTCGGCGGGGGCATGGTCGACCCGATCATGATGACCGTCGTCGCGGGCGCCGCCGGACCCGCCAGGATCGGCCGGGTCATGGGCCTGGTCTCCGTCCCGATCACGCTCGGCCCGGTGGTCGGCCCCATCATCGGCGGACTGCTGCTGGACAACTTCTCCTGGGAGTGGATGTTCCTGGTCAACATCCCGTTCGCGCTGGCCGCGATCGTGCTGGCGGTCCGGGTGCTGCCGGCCGACCCGCCGCCGAGCGGTGACCCCGTCCCGTTCGACGCGCTGGGCGTGGCGCTGCTCTCCCCCGGTTTCGCCGCGATCGTGTTCGCGCTGTCCCAGGCGGGCGGCGACGGCTTCGGCAGCACGAAGGTGATCATCGGGCTCGCGGTGGGCGTCGCCCTGTTCGCCGCGTACACCGTGCACGCGCTGCGCACCTCGGTCACACCGCTGCTGGACCTCCGGCTGTTCGGCAGCAAGGGCTTCAGCGCGAGCGTGACCACCATGTTCCTGCTCGGCGGCGGACTGTTCTCGCTGCTCTTCCTGCTGCCGCTGTACTACCAGCAGGTCCACGGGCACTCGGTGCTGGAGTCCGGTCTGCTGCTCGCTCCGCTGGGCCTCGGCACCCTGATCGGGATGCCGATCGCGGGCAACCTCGCGGACAAGGTGGGCGCCCGGAGGCTGGTTCCGACCGGCGCGCTGCTGATCGGCCTCGGCGCCCTGGTCTTCACCGGCTCGGGCTCCGGCACCTCCCAGGTCGCGCTGACCGCCGCGCAGTTCGCCGCCGGCTTCGGCATGGGCCTGGTCGGGGCACCCACCATGGGCTCCGTCTACAAGACGGTCCCGGGCGAGTCGGTCGCCGGTGCCACCGGCGCCGTCTTCATCCTCAACCAGATCGGCGCCTCGCTCGGTATCGCCGTCGTCGCCCTGATCCTCCAGGGCGGCGGCTCACACGCGGCCCCCACCGCCGACTCCTTCTCCAACGCCTTCTGGTGGCCGGTCGCCGCGGCCGTCGTGGTCTTCGCCGCCGGGCTCCTGCTGCCCGGGAAGCCCAAGCCCGAACCGGCCGCCGCCGAGGCGCCGGAGGAGACGCCCGCCGAGGCGGAACCGGTCACCGACCACGCCTGA
- a CDS encoding LLM class flavin-dependent oxidoreductase, with the protein MSRPTGIPLSVLDVVPVFEGGSATQALRDTVALAPRVEELGYLRYWVAEHHSTPSLATSAPGILAGRLAAATTTLRVGSGGVLLPNHAPLVVAEQFGTLEALHPGRVDLGLGRAPGTDPHTARALRRAPERGADDFAEQVAELNGYFAPGDPASPITAVPAADGRPDLWLLGSSPASAELAASLGLPYAFAHQINPHATAYALDRYRQAFRPSPYLDRPRTLISALVTVADTDRTAREVAAPYLLGKIQMRTVRRFDAFPSARSAAGYTYAEPELQFLEELAERQLIGAPDTVRDKLAELVERTGADELMALTVVPDQADRLRSFELLAHAAQEVRPGSAEGVSARL; encoded by the coding sequence ATGAGCCGTCCCACCGGCATTCCCCTGTCCGTGCTCGACGTGGTGCCCGTCTTCGAGGGCGGCTCCGCGACCCAGGCCCTGCGCGACACCGTCGCCCTGGCCCCGCGCGTCGAGGAGCTCGGCTATCTGCGCTACTGGGTGGCCGAGCACCACAGCACCCCCAGCCTCGCCACCTCCGCGCCCGGCATCCTCGCCGGACGCCTGGCCGCCGCCACGACCACGCTGCGCGTCGGCTCCGGCGGTGTCCTGCTGCCCAACCACGCGCCCCTGGTGGTCGCCGAGCAGTTCGGCACCCTGGAGGCGCTGCACCCGGGCCGCGTGGACCTCGGGCTCGGGCGGGCGCCCGGCACCGACCCGCACACCGCGCGCGCCCTGCGCCGCGCCCCGGAGCGCGGCGCCGACGACTTCGCCGAGCAAGTGGCCGAGCTGAACGGCTACTTCGCGCCCGGCGACCCCGCCTCGCCCATCACGGCCGTGCCCGCCGCCGACGGCCGGCCGGACCTGTGGCTGCTCGGGTCCAGCCCGGCCAGCGCCGAACTCGCCGCCTCGCTGGGGCTTCCGTACGCCTTCGCCCACCAGATCAACCCGCACGCCACGGCCTACGCGCTGGACCGCTACCGGCAGGCCTTCCGGCCGTCGCCGTACCTGGACCGGCCGCGCACCCTGATCTCCGCGCTGGTCACCGTCGCCGACACCGACCGGACCGCGCGCGAGGTCGCGGCGCCCTATCTGCTCGGCAAGATACAGATGCGTACGGTGCGCCGCTTCGACGCGTTCCCCTCGGCGCGGAGCGCGGCCGGATACACCTACGCCGAGCCGGAGCTGCAGTTCCTGGAGGAGCTGGCCGAGCGTCAGCTCATCGGCGCTCCGGACACCGTGCGCGACAAGCTGGCGGAGCTGGTGGAGCGCACCGGGGCCGATGAGCTGATGGCGCTGACCGTGGTGCCGGACCAGGCGGACCGGCTGCGCTCGTTCGAGCTGCTGGCGCACGCGGCGCAGGAGGTGCGGCCCGGCTCCGCCGAGGGCGTTTCAGCCCGGCTTTAG
- a CDS encoding ABC transporter substrate-binding protein → MHPPHPRRTARRAALLSALLLAAVTACSSDDGASPAGQAKPRSGGSLTYAAQQEPDCWDPHTSAQDVTAFVQRPVFDSLVYQTPDGELEPWLAKSWKTSEGGRTYTFELRDDVTFHDGKHLDAAAVKANFDHITAKATQSQYAAGLLGPYQGTTVKGTYEVEVRFSRPYAPFLQAASTTYLGIASPASLKAGADKLCAGTDSVGSGPFRAGAYTRGQKRGYTRNAAYAWAPKDAGHSGPARLDAFTIRFLTEDATRVGALTSGQVDAAAALPANQVATVRRNTRLDVVSKNVPGAVDTFYLNTKSPLFSDERVRKAFQRSIDLDALVKSVFQGTGTRAWSTLSPATPHSYDSALEKSWPYDRALAGRLLDQAGWKGRDAEGYRTKNGKRLTVVAPVYGKASVFSQAVQGDLKKAGIYLKLAASTDATAVSAQLDEGRYDVVETSWARGDGDILSSFFLSTESSEGGGHNFAKVTDPQVDAWLKKAQAATSPDKRAAYYAQVQKWTIDHAAVVPAYVQKASVGVNKKVHGLRLSLSAWPEFYAAWVEAGR, encoded by the coding sequence ATGCACCCGCCCCACCCGCGCCGTACCGCCCGCAGAGCCGCTCTGCTGTCCGCCCTGCTCCTCGCCGCCGTCACCGCGTGCAGCTCCGACGACGGGGCATCGCCCGCCGGGCAGGCGAAACCCCGCAGCGGCGGCAGCCTCACCTACGCGGCGCAGCAGGAGCCGGACTGCTGGGACCCGCACACCAGCGCGCAGGACGTGACCGCCTTCGTCCAGCGCCCGGTCTTCGACTCGCTCGTCTACCAGACCCCGGACGGGGAGCTGGAACCGTGGCTGGCGAAGTCCTGGAAGACCTCCGAGGGAGGCCGGACGTACACCTTCGAACTGCGCGACGACGTCACCTTCCACGACGGGAAGCACCTGGACGCGGCGGCGGTGAAGGCCAACTTCGACCACATCACCGCCAAGGCGACCCAGTCGCAGTACGCGGCGGGGCTGCTCGGCCCGTACCAGGGCACCACCGTGAAGGGGACGTACGAGGTCGAGGTCCGCTTCAGCCGTCCGTACGCGCCCTTCCTCCAGGCGGCCAGCACCACCTATCTGGGCATAGCCTCGCCCGCCTCGCTGAAGGCGGGCGCCGACAAGCTCTGCGCGGGCACCGATTCCGTCGGCTCCGGGCCTTTCCGGGCCGGTGCCTACACCCGGGGCCAGAAGCGCGGTTACACCAGGAACGCCGCCTACGCGTGGGCTCCGAAGGACGCCGGTCACAGCGGGCCCGCCCGGCTGGACGCGTTCACCATCCGCTTCCTCACCGAGGACGCGACCCGGGTGGGCGCGCTGACGTCCGGTCAGGTCGACGCGGCGGCCGCACTGCCGGCGAACCAGGTCGCGACCGTACGCCGCAACACGCGGCTGGACGTCGTCAGCAAGAACGTGCCGGGCGCGGTCGACACGTTCTACCTGAACACCAAGAGCCCGCTCTTCTCCGACGAGCGGGTACGCAAGGCGTTCCAGCGGTCCATCGATCTGGACGCCCTGGTGAAGTCGGTGTTCCAGGGCACCGGCACCCGCGCCTGGAGCACCCTGTCCCCCGCCACCCCGCACAGCTACGACTCCGCGCTGGAGAAGAGCTGGCCCTACGACCGGGCGCTCGCCGGCCGGCTCCTGGACCAGGCCGGCTGGAAGGGCCGCGACGCGGAGGGCTACCGCACGAAGAACGGCAAACGGCTGACCGTGGTCGCCCCGGTCTACGGCAAGGCGTCGGTTTTCTCGCAGGCCGTGCAGGGCGACCTGAAGAAGGCGGGCATCTACTTGAAGCTCGCCGCCTCGACCGACGCGACGGCGGTCTCCGCCCAGCTGGACGAGGGGCGCTACGACGTCGTCGAGACGTCCTGGGCGCGCGGTGACGGCGACATCCTCAGCAGCTTCTTCCTCTCCACCGAGTCGTCCGAGGGCGGCGGGCACAACTTCGCGAAGGTCACCGACCCGCAGGTCGACGCCTGGCTGAAGAAGGCACAGGCCGCGACCTCGCCGGACAAGCGCGCCGCGTACTACGCGCAGGTGCAGAAGTGGACGATCGACCACGCCGCGGTGGTCCCCGCCTACGTCCAGAAGGCGTCCGTCGGGGTGAACAAGAAGGTGCACGGGCTGCGGCTGTCCCTGTCGGCGTGGCCGGAGTTCTACGCCGCCTGGGTCGAGGCCGGCCGATGA
- a CDS encoding flavin reductase family protein, which yields MTGTRALEGGARCLRNVLGRFATGVVAVASQDPVTGVRSGLAANSFCSVSLDPPLVSFCVADTSTSWPRIRAGGLLGISILGVGQREAASRLAVTGGDKFHGMPWGRSPDGAPVLEGALAWLECSIEAEHPAGDHVIVVARVHRLDAVEDGDPLLFFRGSYGRLSR from the coding sequence ATGACCGGCACGAGAGCCCTTGAGGGCGGCGCCCGATGTCTGCGCAATGTGCTCGGGCGGTTCGCGACGGGTGTGGTGGCCGTCGCCTCGCAGGACCCGGTGACCGGTGTGCGGTCGGGGCTGGCGGCGAACTCCTTCTGTTCGGTGTCCCTCGATCCGCCACTGGTCTCGTTCTGTGTGGCGGACACCAGCACCAGCTGGCCGCGCATCCGGGCCGGCGGGCTGCTGGGCATCAGCATCCTGGGCGTCGGGCAGCGCGAGGCCGCGTCCCGGCTCGCGGTGACCGGCGGGGACAAGTTCCACGGCATGCCGTGGGGCCGGTCGCCGGACGGGGCGCCGGTGCTGGAGGGCGCGCTGGCGTGGCTGGAGTGCTCCATCGAGGCGGAGCACCCGGCGGGCGACCATGTGATCGTGGTCGCCCGGGTGCACCGGCTGGACGCGGTCGAGGACGGCGACCCGCTGCTGTTCTTCCGCGGGTCGTACGGACGGCTCAGCCGCTGA
- a CDS encoding 2-oxo acid dehydrogenase subunit E2, giving the protein MSDAPEAGEPLPRQRRHTLFFLEVIRDFSPVFLDTEVDMTRVLAHRAAALESEGVRYATTSYVLRAAGRVLAKHPDANAAVSGGPLRPRIAHYPFVNGKVALDRTLDGRRVVLGTIVPGVHEAELPAIQDHLARIRDGDPEKLPEFEGVRKLHRAGWTEGRRAFRKAAHSLALRPHLNGTFAVTSLGHRAVDSFHSVGGTTTTFGVGRVLDRPVVRDGRIVVAPVLRLSLAFDHRVIDGAEAADVLTEVKEALESV; this is encoded by the coding sequence GTGAGCGACGCCCCGGAGGCCGGTGAGCCGCTGCCCCGCCAGCGCCGGCACACGCTGTTCTTCCTGGAGGTCATCCGGGACTTCTCGCCGGTGTTCCTCGACACCGAGGTGGATATGACCCGGGTGCTCGCCCACCGGGCGGCCGCGCTGGAGAGCGAGGGCGTGCGGTATGCGACCACCTCGTACGTGCTGCGCGCGGCCGGCCGGGTCCTCGCGAAGCACCCGGACGCCAACGCGGCGGTGAGCGGAGGACCGCTCCGGCCCAGGATCGCCCACTATCCGTTCGTCAACGGGAAGGTCGCCCTGGACCGCACCCTGGACGGCCGCCGGGTGGTCCTCGGCACCATCGTGCCCGGTGTCCATGAGGCGGAACTCCCCGCCATCCAGGACCATCTGGCGCGGATCAGGGACGGCGACCCGGAGAAGCTGCCCGAGTTCGAAGGGGTGCGGAAGCTGCACCGGGCGGGCTGGACCGAGGGCCGCAGGGCGTTCCGCAAGGCGGCGCACTCGCTCGCCCTGCGCCCTCATCTCAACGGCACGTTCGCGGTCACCTCGCTGGGCCACCGCGCGGTGGACTCCTTCCACTCGGTGGGCGGCACCACGACCACGTTCGGGGTGGGCAGGGTCCTGGACCGGCCCGTCGTGCGGGACGGGCGGATCGTGGTGGCACCGGTGCTGCGGCTCAGTCTCGCCTTCGATCACCGGGTCATCGACGGGGCCGAGGCGGCGGACGTACTGACCGAGGTCAAGGAGGCGCTGGAGAGCGTATGA
- a CDS encoding ABC transporter permease translates to MTPPHISAAVRAVTVRAGAAVLVVWGAATCAFLALHLIPGDPVSAIVGSNALVGAEQREGIRHHYGLDRSPLVQYGAYLKQLATGELGDSYQLQQPVSSLLADQIGPTAQLALWSSLVAVVLAATVTVLTSGRSRWPRRVSSAVELLVVSTPSFWLGIMLLTVFSFRLGWLPVSDSGDARSLVLPVITLALPIAAVLTQVMREGLLGALEQPFSLTARSRGLAEHTVRSRHALRHAALPALTLTGWFTGTLLGGAVVVENVFARSGIGRITLQAVSDRDLPVVQGVVALSAVVFVLVGAVVELLYVVVDPRLRKGTGVAAA, encoded by the coding sequence ATGACACCACCGCACATATCCGCCGCGGTCCGGGCCGTCACGGTCCGGGCCGGGGCGGCCGTCCTCGTTGTCTGGGGGGCGGCCACCTGCGCCTTCCTGGCACTGCACCTGATCCCCGGCGATCCGGTCAGCGCGATCGTCGGGTCCAACGCCCTGGTCGGCGCGGAGCAGCGCGAGGGGATCCGCCACCACTACGGCCTCGACCGCTCCCCGCTCGTCCAGTACGGCGCGTACCTCAAGCAGCTGGCCACCGGGGAGCTGGGCGACTCCTACCAGTTGCAGCAGCCGGTCTCCTCGCTGCTGGCGGACCAGATCGGGCCGACCGCGCAGCTCGCGCTCTGGTCCTCGCTGGTCGCGGTGGTGCTGGCCGCGACCGTGACCGTGCTGACGTCGGGGCGTTCCCGGTGGCCGCGCCGGGTGTCGTCGGCGGTGGAGCTGCTGGTGGTGTCCACGCCCTCGTTCTGGCTCGGGATCATGCTGCTGACGGTGTTCTCGTTCCGGCTGGGCTGGCTGCCGGTCTCCGACAGCGGCGACGCCCGTTCGCTGGTCCTGCCGGTGATCACACTGGCGCTGCCGATCGCGGCGGTGCTCACCCAGGTGATGCGGGAGGGGCTGCTCGGGGCGCTGGAGCAGCCGTTCAGCCTGACCGCGCGCTCGCGCGGGCTCGCCGAGCACACCGTGCGCTCGCGCCACGCGCTGCGCCATGCCGCACTGCCGGCGCTCACCCTCACCGGCTGGTTCACCGGGACGCTGCTGGGCGGCGCGGTGGTGGTGGAGAACGTCTTCGCCCGTTCGGGCATCGGCCGGATCACCCTCCAGGCGGTCAGCGACCGCGACCTGCCGGTGGTGCAGGGCGTGGTGGCGCTGTCGGCCGTGGTGTTCGTGCTGGTCGGCGCGGTGGTGGAGCTGCTGTACGTGGTTGTGGATCCCCGGCTGCGCAAGGGTACGGGGGTGGCCGCCGCATGA
- a CDS encoding alpha/beta hydrolase: protein MNDIAELKNFVVAHTRSQGLPPEHYDPLLARITDDGDGTPGSWVHEWSAEGARLEADGRPLDACVHYNMARFPFVDGAARQEALERCTAAFDTWRSDFPAVQRLDVGLAGGRIRCWTAGLDASDPKPLLVMTGGIVSIKEQWAPVLLQLAALGFAGVVTEMPGVGENTLLYGADSWQMFPAVLDAVGDRADTSRTYALALSFSGHLALRAALHDARISGVVGAGAPLHDFFTDTAWQRTVPRVTTDTLAHLTRTKPDEVYGFIRDWALTPDELAALRIPVAHVTSLRDEIIPPGDARLLRERVRGVRLLAHDDVHGSPSHFAQTRLWTLLSVLRMRGGYGEQRTALTREFARLRYGGGKRG, encoded by the coding sequence ATGAACGACATCGCGGAACTGAAGAACTTCGTGGTCGCCCACACCCGTTCGCAGGGGCTGCCACCCGAGCACTACGACCCGCTGCTCGCCCGGATCACCGACGACGGGGACGGCACTCCGGGCTCCTGGGTGCACGAGTGGAGCGCCGAGGGCGCACGGCTGGAGGCCGACGGCAGACCTCTGGACGCGTGCGTGCACTACAACATGGCCCGCTTCCCTTTCGTGGACGGGGCCGCGCGGCAGGAGGCGCTGGAGCGGTGCACGGCGGCCTTCGACACCTGGCGGTCGGACTTCCCGGCGGTGCAGCGGCTGGACGTCGGCCTCGCCGGAGGCCGTATCCGCTGCTGGACGGCGGGTCTCGACGCCTCGGACCCGAAGCCGCTCCTGGTGATGACCGGCGGGATCGTGTCCATCAAGGAGCAGTGGGCGCCGGTGCTGCTCCAGCTGGCGGCGCTGGGCTTCGCCGGGGTGGTCACCGAGATGCCGGGAGTGGGCGAGAACACCCTGTTGTACGGGGCGGACAGCTGGCAGATGTTCCCGGCCGTGCTCGACGCGGTCGGCGACCGGGCCGACACCTCCCGTACGTACGCGCTGGCGCTGAGCTTCAGCGGTCATCTGGCGCTGCGGGCGGCCCTGCACGACGCGCGGATCAGCGGGGTCGTCGGGGCGGGGGCTCCGCTGCACGACTTCTTCACCGACACGGCGTGGCAGCGGACGGTGCCCCGGGTCACCACGGACACGCTCGCGCATCTGACCCGGACGAAGCCGGACGAGGTGTACGGGTTCATCCGGGACTGGGCGCTGACGCCCGATGAGCTGGCGGCGCTGCGGATTCCGGTCGCGCATGTGACGAGCCTGCGCGACGAGATCATCCCGCCGGGCGACGCCCGGCTGCTGCGGGAGCGGGTGCGCGGGGTGCGGCTGCTGGCCCACGACGATGTGCACGGCTCCCCGTCGCACTTCGCACAGACACGGCTGTGGACGCTGCTGTCGGTACTGCGGATGCGCGGCGGTTACGGAGAGCAACGGACCGCGCTCACACGCGAGTTCGCACGGCTGCGGTACGGCGGGGGGAAGCGGGGATGA
- a CDS encoding ABC transporter permease codes for MSVEQAVRAGAPVAAVRRVRRGRVRPGVLAAAVLLGLILLAALAPSVLAHGSPTDTDPVHALRAPGGAHWFGTDQLGRDVFARVVHGTRYSLAIGAAATGAGVGLAVVWGLAAALSGRFGDAVLMRAADALLALPGLLLALMVVLIAGKGVLGTTIAVAVGTAPGFARVVRAQALVVRRSGYVESAVALGVPRPLIVLRHVLPNTLGPLLVLATVTLGASISTGAALSYLGLGAQPPTPEWGAMLTEGQGFLDQAWWIALFPGLLLVSTVLAVTVVGRHAQARAEGRAAS; via the coding sequence ATGAGCGTCGAACAGGCCGTACGGGCCGGGGCACCGGTCGCGGCGGTCCGCAGAGTCCGCCGGGGCCGGGTGCGGCCGGGGGTACTGGCCGCCGCCGTGCTGCTGGGACTGATCCTGCTGGCCGCGCTGGCACCCTCGGTCCTCGCCCACGGCAGCCCGACCGACACGGACCCGGTGCACGCGCTCCGGGCGCCGGGCGGGGCGCACTGGTTCGGTACGGATCAGCTGGGACGGGACGTCTTCGCCCGGGTGGTCCACGGCACCCGCTACTCGCTGGCCATCGGGGCGGCGGCGACGGGCGCCGGGGTCGGGCTCGCCGTGGTGTGGGGGCTGGCCGCCGCGCTGTCCGGCCGGTTCGGGGACGCGGTGCTGATGCGCGCCGCCGACGCACTGCTGGCGCTGCCGGGGCTGCTGCTGGCCCTGATGGTGGTGCTCATCGCCGGCAAGGGGGTGCTGGGCACCACGATCGCCGTCGCGGTGGGGACGGCGCCCGGGTTCGCCCGGGTGGTGCGGGCGCAGGCGCTGGTGGTGCGGCGTTCCGGGTACGTCGAGTCGGCGGTGGCGCTGGGCGTGCCGCGTCCGCTGATCGTGCTGCGCCATGTGCTGCCGAACACGCTGGGGCCGCTGCTGGTGCTGGCGACGGTCACGCTCGGGGCGTCCATCTCGACGGGCGCGGCGCTGAGTTATCTGGGTCTGGGCGCGCAGCCGCCGACGCCGGAGTGGGGGGCGATGCTCACGGAGGGCCAGGGATTCCTGGACCAGGCGTGGTGGATCGCGCTCTTCCCGGGGCTGCTGCTGGTCTCCACGGTCCTCGCGGTCACCGTCGTGGGCCGCCACGCACAGGCACGAGCCGAAGGACGGGCCGCCTCATGA
- a CDS encoding ABC transporter ATP-binding protein yields the protein MTTASTTTPLFEVAGLNVRFGTGPGEVHAVRDAAFSLDAGRCLAIVGESGSGKSALARSLLGLAGPTARVTADRLRVSGREAREFGPREWRTVRGRRVGLVAQDALVALDPLRPVGKEIAEPLLAHRVVPRKEAGARVLALLERVGVPEPAERARAYVHQLSGGLRQRALIASAIAAEPGVLIADEPTTALDASVQSRVLALLGELKEGGTGLLLISHDLAVVEALADEVAVMKDGRIVESGPVGRVLEAPEHPYTKGLLAAIPGSGPRRARSLAEPDDGTGPLLDVSGVTKVFKGARGSRRTAVDEVSFALRPGEALGLVGESGSGKSTLARMVLGLAAPDGGTVELGGEPWSTLRERDRRERRHTVQLVPQDPLSAFDPRWSVARIVGEALATAGVARAERRERTVRLLEHVGLSAGHLERRPLALSGGQRQRVAIARALAPSPRLLVCDEPVSALDVSVQAQVLDLLRSLQDELGLATLFISHDLAVVREVCARVLVMKDGRIVESGPVERVFAEPAHPYTRALLEAVPRRARTAVERL from the coding sequence ATGACGACCGCATCGACCACGACGCCCCTGTTCGAGGTCGCCGGCCTGAACGTGCGCTTCGGCACCGGACCCGGCGAGGTGCACGCGGTGCGCGACGCGGCGTTCTCGCTCGACGCCGGCCGGTGCCTGGCGATCGTCGGCGAGTCGGGCTCCGGGAAGAGCGCGCTGGCCCGCTCCCTGCTCGGCCTCGCGGGCCCGACCGCCCGTGTCACGGCGGACCGGCTGCGCGTCTCGGGCCGCGAGGCCCGGGAGTTCGGCCCCCGCGAGTGGCGTACGGTACGGGGCCGGCGCGTCGGCCTCGTCGCCCAGGACGCGCTGGTGGCCCTGGACCCGTTGCGGCCCGTCGGCAAGGAGATCGCGGAGCCGCTGCTGGCCCACCGCGTCGTCCCGCGCAAGGAGGCCGGGGCGCGCGTCCTCGCCCTGCTGGAGCGGGTCGGGGTGCCGGAACCGGCGGAACGCGCGCGGGCGTACGTCCACCAGCTGTCCGGCGGGCTGCGGCAGCGGGCGCTCATCGCCTCCGCGATCGCCGCCGAGCCCGGTGTCCTGATCGCGGACGAGCCGACGACCGCCCTCGACGCCTCCGTCCAGTCGCGCGTCCTGGCGCTCCTGGGCGAGCTGAAGGAGGGCGGCACCGGGCTGCTCCTCATCAGCCACGACCTGGCGGTCGTCGAGGCGCTGGCGGACGAGGTCGCCGTGATGAAGGACGGCCGGATCGTGGAGTCCGGACCGGTCGGCCGGGTGCTGGAGGCGCCGGAACACCCTTACACCAAGGGCTTGTTGGCGGCCATCCCGGGCAGCGGCCCGCGCCGTGCCCGGAGCCTGGCGGAACCGGACGACGGCACCGGCCCGCTGCTCGACGTGTCCGGGGTCACCAAGGTGTTCAAGGGGGCGCGGGGCAGCCGCAGGACGGCGGTCGACGAGGTGTCGTTCGCGCTGCGGCCGGGCGAGGCGCTGGGCCTGGTCGGTGAGTCCGGTTCGGGCAAGTCGACGCTGGCCCGCATGGTGCTGGGGCTGGCCGCGCCGGACGGCGGCACGGTGGAGCTGGGCGGGGAGCCGTGGAGCACCTTGCGCGAGCGGGACCGCCGGGAGCGGCGGCACACCGTGCAGCTCGTGCCGCAGGACCCGCTCAGCGCCTTCGACCCGCGCTGGAGCGTGGCCCGGATCGTGGGCGAGGCCCTGGCCACGGCCGGGGTGGCGCGCGCGGAGCGCCGGGAGCGCACCGTACGGCTGCTGGAGCACGTGGGCTTGTCCGCCGGGCACTTGGAGCGCCGGCCGCTCGCGCTGTCCGGCGGGCAGCGTCAGCGGGTCGCCATCGCGCGGGCCCTCGCGCCCTCGCCGCGGCTGCTGGTGTGCGACGAGCCGGTGTCGGCCCTCGACGTGTCCGTCCAGGCCCAAGTGCTGGACCTGTTGCGGTCGTTGCAGGACGAACTCGGGCTGGCGACGCTCTTCATCTCGCATGATCTCGCGGTCGTACGGGAGGTGTGCGCGCGGGTGCTGGTGATGAAGGACGGCCGGATCGTGGAGTCCGGTCCTGTCGAGCGGGTCTTCGCCGAGCCGGCGCATCCGTACACGCGGGCCCTGCTGGAGGCGGTGCCGCGACGGGCGCGTACCGCCGTAGAGCGGCTTTAG